CCGGCGCCCGCGCCGCGACGCTGCCCGGCATCACCGAGGCGGTCTTCCGGACCGGTCTCGACGCCGACTACGAGTCCATCGCCGAGCACTGCCGCGCCGTCCTCGACCAAGTCGGCGACGCCGGGGAGGTCCGGGTCACCTCCCCGCAGGGCACCGACATCACCTTCGAACCCCGCGGCCGCGAGTGGCGACTGGACACCGGCATCGTCCACGAGCCCGGCGACTTCTCGAACCTCCCCGCCGGCGAGGTGTTCGTCAGCCCCGCCACCGCCGACGGCCGCTTCGTCGTCGACGGGACGATGATGCCCCACGGGAAGCTCGAGGGCCGCGAACTCGCCTTCGAGGTCGAGGACGGACAGGTCACCGAGGTCTCCGACGACGCCGTCCGCGAGGAGATCGAAGCGGCGGCGGAGGTCGGCGACGCCGGCGAGGAGACCTCGTCGAGCTCCGGCGCGCAGCGCCGGAACGCCGCCTACAACCTCGCCGAACTCGGCATCGGCACCAACGTCGCCGTCGACGAGCTGGTCGGATCCGTCCTGCTCGACGAGAAGGCCGCCGGCACCGTCCACATCGCCATCGGCGACGACCACGCCATCGGCGGCGACACCGAGGCCCCGATCCACCTCGACGGTATCCTGCGGGAGCCGACCGTCTACGCTGACGGGGAAGAAGTAGAGCTTCCGCGGAGCAAGTGAGCCGCGAAGCCGCAGGCCGGACGGTCGGGGCCGCTACTCCACGAGGTCGAACGCGACGGCGACGGCCGGTTCCCAGTAGACGAACCGGTAGCGACCGGGCGTGAGGTCGGGGCAGACGACGAGCCGATCGGCGTGGGAGTGGTCCGCGACGAGTCCCTCCTCCGTGAGTTCCAGTTCCCACTCGAAGCCCTCGCCCGGTTCGTGGAGGATTCCCTCGTCGGTGTAGCCGACCGGGTCGCTGTCGGTGACGCCCCGGACGTCCTGCCAGCCGTCGTCGGTGTACGCCTGCAAGTTGTACTTGTGGCGGTTGCCGGTTCCCCGCTCCTCGCCGGAGACGTTGGTCATCGAAATCGAGACCGTGTCGCCGTATTCGGCTTCGAGCGCGTCGACCCGCAGCGCGAAGACCGGGTCGCCGTCCCCGGCAGTGGCTTCGCCCCACGCCAACTCGTCCTCGTCGACCCAGCTCCCGAGGCGTTCGAACCCCTCCCGGTCGCAGGTCAGCGGGTCGCGGACGACCGGCGGGTCCCCGTCGGGCCGGACGTAGCCGTCGAGGTCGGCGGGATCGATCGGCCCCTCGGACGCTGTCTCGACCGTCTCCTCGTTGCCCCAACCGTCCGTGATCCGCACAGTCGCCCTGCTCGGCACGGGCCCGTCGACGGTGACCCGCACGATCGCGGCCGGGAAGGTGATGGACTGGGCGCACAGCCGGTCGCCATCGCTGGCGTCCACGGCCCGCGCCGCGAACCGGACGCGCCCGTCCGACACCTCGGCGTCAGAGACCTCGACCTCGCGGTAGCATGCGTCGGGGCCGACGGACTGGACGAGGACGAGCAACGATCGCTCGAAGTCCGTGCCGTCGACGAACGCGCGGACGCGCTCGCGGCGGTCCTCGGGGAGGGCGTCCAGGTCGAGGATCGCGTCGGCTCGCTCCGGTGAACTGATCAGGGTCGTCCGGCCGACGAACTCCTCGCTGTACTCCGGAGACTCGACGGCCGGCCCGAGCTGAATCGACTCGACGTCGGTCAGTTCCGGGTCCGGCGTTCCGCCGTCGGTCGCCGTCGGACCGTCGGTCGCTGATCCGTCGCCGGTCGTAGGGCCTTCGTTCGATCCGTCGCCGGGATCGCCGCCGGACCCACCCGGGTCGTTCCCGCCGACGCAGCCGGCCAGCGCCGTTCCGAACCCGGCGGCCAGACCTAGGAGGCGTCGTCTATCGATCGGGGACATGATCGAGAGGTCGCTACCCGCAGATAAGGCCCTTGTGTAGGCTTCGACGCCGTTCGAAGCGTCCGTCGATCGACACGGTGCTCGCCCCTCGTCGGTCGTCACCGACAGGGCACTGCGTGGACGCCACTGCTGTTCCTGATCACGGCGACGGTGCACTCGGAGGCGTTTGTCGCCGACTCCCCGACCAGCTGCGGGCTCCCGCTGGCGTTCGCCAGCTTTCGCCCCTCCACGGGTACCTCGCCGTACATGAGTACCCGGACCACGTCGGGGCGGTCGAGGTACGTCGGCGGGACGTCGTCGAAGTGCCACTCGCCGACGAAGGCGACCTCCGACGCGTC
This genomic interval from Halomicrobium urmianum contains the following:
- a CDS encoding aminopeptidase encodes the protein MDDSLRAPAETAVEQCLNLQSDESCAVVTDDERLPIGEALYDVAAGITDDAVLLRYPPGEQHGAEPPAPVAAAMADADVVLAPTTKSISHTRARSAATEAGARAATLPGITEAVFRTGLDADYESIAEHCRAVLDQVGDAGEVRVTSPQGTDITFEPRGREWRLDTGIVHEPGDFSNLPAGEVFVSPATADGRFVVDGTMMPHGKLEGRELAFEVEDGQVTEVSDDAVREEIEAAAEVGDAGEETSSSSGAQRRNAAYNLAELGIGTNVAVDELVGSVLLDEKAAGTVHIAIGDDHAIGGDTEAPIHLDGILREPTVYADGEEVELPRSK